A window of Chitinophagales bacterium contains these coding sequences:
- a CDS encoding PD40 domain-containing protein yields the protein MRFPFLIFLTLGLVLGACHRPMSGGASSATSYADTLIYPEETHFKNLQQLTFGGDNAEAYFSFDGKWIVFQKTNPKEGLTCDQIFVGKVPKLGEKFEYKMVSTGKGRTTCAAFTRDGKHIIYASTHLGGDECPPVPDRTKYGNRYIWPLYPTYDIFMADLNGKIVKQLTNARGYDAEATLSPDGKKMIYTSDKEGDIDLYIMDLETGSEKRVTNTLGYDGGAWFSPDGTKIIWRASRPKTDDEVKEYKELLAENMVAPTNMEVFVANADGSNPRQVTSYGKANWAPSFMPDSKRIIFASNHEYARGFPFNMYTINEDGTGLTKISRDKGFDAFPMFSPDGKKIIFCSNRNNGGTRDTNVFLADWVGE from the coding sequence ATGAGATTTCCATTTTTGATATTTCTAACCCTGGGCTTGGTCCTGGGAGCTTGTCACCGGCCAATGTCGGGTGGAGCCAGTTCAGCGACTTCTTATGCGGATACGTTGATTTATCCGGAGGAAACGCATTTTAAGAACCTGCAACAATTGACCTTTGGAGGTGACAATGCAGAAGCCTATTTCAGTTTTGACGGGAAATGGATCGTTTTTCAGAAAACCAATCCCAAAGAAGGGCTGACCTGTGACCAGATATTTGTGGGAAAAGTGCCAAAACTGGGTGAAAAATTTGAATACAAAATGGTGAGCACGGGGAAGGGCAGAACCACTTGTGCAGCTTTTACCCGGGATGGGAAACATATTATCTATGCATCCACTCACCTGGGAGGAGATGAATGTCCCCCGGTACCCGATCGGACGAAATATGGCAACCGCTATATCTGGCCCTTGTATCCTACCTATGATATTTTTATGGCTGACCTGAATGGAAAGATCGTGAAGCAATTGACCAATGCGCGGGGATATGATGCAGAAGCCACCTTATCGCCTGATGGCAAGAAGATGATCTATACCAGTGATAAAGAAGGGGATATTGATCTTTATATCATGGACCTGGAAACAGGCAGTGAAAAACGCGTCACCAATACACTCGGGTATGATGGAGGAGCCTGGTTCAGCCCGGACGGCACCAAGATCATCTGGAGGGCCTCACGTCCTAAAACTGACGACGAGGTTAAAGAATACAAGGAATTATTGGCAGAGAACATGGTAGCTCCAACCAATATGGAGGTATTTGTGGCTAATGCCGATGGCAGCAATCCCCGGCAGGTGACCAGCTATGGTAAGGCGAACTGGGCACCTTCTTTTATGCCTGATAGTAAACGCATCATCTTTGCCTCCAATCATGAATACGCACGTGGGTTCCCCTTTAATATGTACACCATCAATGAAGATGGTACCGGATTGACCAAGATCAGCCGTGACAAAGGCTTTGATGCCTTTCCCATGTTTAGTCCGGATGGAAAGAAGATCATCTTCTGCAGTAACCGGAACAACGGAGGCACCCGGGACACGAATGTGTTTTTGGCGGATTGGGTAGGGGAGTGA
- the crcB gene encoding fluoride efflux transporter CrcB has product MLWVASGGALGSVLRYLLSRWIQLSQPGPFPLGTLAVNLTGSLLIGILFGYLTKTETGSEDLRLLMMTGFCGGFTTFSALTLESLHLIRDNRTGLFFLYISVSLLLGIAATYAGWRIIK; this is encoded by the coding sequence ATGCTTTGGGTTGCATCCGGCGGAGCGTTGGGGAGCGTGCTCCGGTACCTGCTTAGCCGGTGGATACAATTGTCACAACCCGGGCCATTCCCCCTCGGAACCCTTGCCGTCAACCTGACGGGCAGTCTCCTGATCGGAATATTATTTGGCTATCTGACAAAGACGGAAACCGGATCGGAGGATTTGCGCTTACTGATGATGACGGGCTTTTGCGGGGGCTTTACAACCTTCTCGGCACTTACGCTGGAAAGCCTTCACCTGATCAGGGATAACAGAACAGGACTATTCTTTTTGTATATTTCAGTCAGCCTGCTGCTGGGTATTGCTGCTACCTATGCAGGATGGCGAATAATCAAATAA
- a CDS encoding PhoH family protein, translating into MTDTIINLETVNPIEFFGVNNGKLDILKKKFPLLKILSRGTQLKLSGQPEQVESAREKIVLIVQYLERNGHMSENYFEQILGGDDAETVDHFVDRNPNDVLVFGPNGKTVRARTANQKKLVQQAEKNDIVFAIGPAGTGKTYTAVALAVRALKNKVVKKIILTRPAVEAGESLGFLPGDLKEKIDPYLRPLYDALDDMIPADKLGYYMTTRTIEIAPLAYMRGRTLDNAFIILDEAQNATDLQLKMFLTRIGANAKAIITGDMTQVDLPRNQKSGLQTAVRILQNIDGIAHIELDEDDVVRHRLVKQILRAYDRERKEEGQ; encoded by the coding sequence TTGACAGACACGATCATCAACCTCGAAACCGTAAACCCTATTGAGTTCTTCGGTGTAAACAACGGCAAGCTAGACATCCTCAAAAAGAAATTTCCCTTACTCAAGATCCTATCGCGGGGTACCCAACTGAAACTGAGCGGACAGCCAGAGCAGGTGGAGTCTGCCCGGGAGAAGATCGTACTCATCGTGCAGTACCTGGAACGGAACGGGCACATGAGCGAGAACTATTTTGAGCAGATCCTTGGTGGTGATGATGCCGAGACCGTAGATCATTTTGTTGACCGTAACCCCAATGATGTGTTGGTATTTGGGCCAAATGGTAAAACCGTCAGGGCCCGAACCGCCAATCAAAAGAAACTCGTTCAACAGGCCGAGAAGAATGATATTGTATTTGCGATCGGTCCTGCCGGTACAGGTAAAACCTATACGGCTGTTGCCCTGGCAGTACGGGCCCTGAAGAATAAAGTGGTAAAAAAGATCATCCTCACCCGTCCGGCTGTGGAAGCGGGTGAAAGCCTCGGTTTTCTTCCCGGCGATCTCAAGGAAAAGATCGATCCTTACCTGCGGCCATTATATGATGCACTGGATGATATGATTCCGGCTGATAAGCTTGGTTATTATATGACCACCCGCACCATTGAAATCGCGCCGCTGGCCTATATGCGTGGCCGTACATTGGATAATGCCTTTATTATTCTGGATGAGGCCCAGAATGCCACCGATCTGCAGTTAAAAATGTTTCTTACCCGTATCGGTGCCAATGCCAAGGCCATCATTACCGGGGATATGACCCAGGTGGACTTGCCACGCAACCAGAAGAGTGGTTTGCAAACCGCAGTACGCATTCTCCAAAATATTGATGGAATTGCCCATATTGAGCTGGATGAAGATGATGTGGTACGTCACAGACTGGTGAAACAGATCCTGCGGGCGTATGACAGGGAGAGAAAGGAGGAAGGACAATAG
- a CDS encoding tetratricopeptide repeat protein — protein sequence MNRKYFLPILTILWVSCQNAEPKKTETGEPGKDTSSVIKDIPLVPPSDTTDPAVYANYLFRLSEQQEQKGDTTGAIGTLEKLVQPGELTQASLRLANLYAATLNPKTLNFCNEILAANQERNAPEPYYFKGVYYDNMGQQDKALKAFDASIQSDYNFIDAYLEKGRILYKQKKYNEALKVYQLALTVSNSFADTYYWMGLCQEALGQKEEALLNYKRAYGLDKTLTEAREAAEKIKL from the coding sequence ATGAACCGAAAGTATTTTCTCCCCATATTGACCATCCTTTGGGTGTCCTGTCAAAATGCAGAACCAAAAAAAACAGAAACAGGTGAACCGGGCAAGGATACTTCTTCTGTTATAAAGGACATTCCTCTGGTTCCACCCTCGGATACCACGGATCCTGCAGTTTATGCCAATTATTTGTTCCGCTTGTCGGAGCAACAGGAGCAAAAAGGGGATACAACAGGTGCCATAGGCACACTGGAAAAATTGGTTCAACCCGGAGAGCTCACCCAGGCATCGCTACGCCTGGCCAATCTGTATGCCGCAACACTAAATCCCAAGACCCTGAATTTTTGCAATGAGATACTGGCAGCCAACCAGGAACGAAATGCCCCCGAGCCCTATTACTTCAAAGGGGTGTACTATGATAATATGGGGCAACAGGATAAAGCACTAAAGGCCTTTGATGCCAGCATTCAAAGCGACTATAATTTCATTGATGCCTATCTGGAAAAAGGAAGGATCCTGTACAAACAAAAGAAATATAATGAGGCATTGAAAGTGTATCAACTGGCATTAACGGTATCAAATAGCTTTGCAGATACCTATTACTGGATGGGGCTGTGCCAGGAAGCACTCGGGCAGAAAGAAGAAGCCTTACTGAATTATAAACGGGCCTATGGACTTGATAAGACCCTGACCGAAGCCAGGGAAGCAGCAGAAAAAATCAAACTCTAA
- a CDS encoding homogentisate 1,2-dioxygenase — MPHYYKLGNIPHKRHTQFRKPDGSLYSEQLFSTEGFSDDYSLLYHCHPPTQIIRTEPQQDVSPQVAEEKMLQHRCFEGFHVKPQDDFLQSRVPVLVNSDCHIVLAAPRKSMTDYFYKNTDGDEMIFVHEGSGKVTSQYGELPFSYGDYIVIPRGTIYQIHFNDANNRLFIVESFTPLRYPKRYMSKYGQLMEHAPYCERDIRPPQDLKTYDEKGDFLIRAKKKGIMYGLHYGTHPFDVIGWDGCCYPYIFSIHDFEPITGRVHQPPPVHQTFETNAFVVCSFVPRLYDYHPDAIPAPYNHSNIDSDEVLYYVDGDFMSRKNVTRGMITLHPAGIPHGPHPGAVEKSIGARETKELAVMVDTFRPLMLTKQALEIENEGYVMSWAE; from the coding sequence ATGCCCCATTACTATAAACTTGGAAATATTCCCCATAAACGTCATACACAGTTTCGCAAACCTGACGGCTCGCTGTATAGTGAGCAGTTATTTTCAACGGAAGGGTTTAGCGACGACTACAGTTTGTTGTACCATTGTCATCCCCCTACACAGATCATACGCACCGAGCCGCAACAGGATGTATCGCCACAGGTAGCCGAGGAAAAAATGTTACAGCATCGATGCTTTGAAGGCTTTCATGTAAAACCACAGGATGATTTTTTGCAAAGCCGCGTTCCGGTATTGGTCAACAGTGATTGTCATATTGTGCTGGCCGCCCCCCGGAAAAGCATGACCGATTATTTTTACAAGAATACCGATGGCGATGAAATGATCTTTGTGCATGAAGGAAGTGGCAAAGTGACAAGCCAGTATGGCGAATTGCCTTTTTCGTATGGTGATTATATTGTCATCCCCCGGGGGACGATCTATCAGATCCATTTTAATGATGCCAATAACCGGTTGTTTATTGTGGAATCCTTCACCCCGCTCCGGTATCCAAAGCGGTATATGAGTAAATACGGACAATTGATGGAACACGCTCCGTATTGTGAAAGAGATATCCGTCCGCCCCAGGACCTGAAGACCTATGATGAAAAAGGCGATTTTCTCATTCGGGCAAAAAAGAAAGGGATCATGTATGGGCTGCATTATGGCACGCATCCCTTTGATGTGATCGGATGGGATGGGTGTTGCTATCCGTATATTTTTTCCATCCATGATTTTGAACCCATAACCGGGAGGGTGCACCAGCCACCACCGGTACACCAGACCTTTGAGACCAATGCCTTTGTGGTTTGCTCCTTTGTACCCCGGTTGTATGATTATCATCCCGATGCCATACCAGCACCCTATAATCACAGCAATATCGACAGCGATGAGGTTTTGTATTATGTGGATGGTGATTTTATGAGCCGGAAGAATGTGACCAGGGGTATGATCACCCTGCACCCGGCCGGAATTCCCCACGGGCCTCATCCCGGGGCTGTAGAAAAGAGCATTGGGGCCCGGGAAACAAAAGAATTGGCCGTTATGGTGGATACTTTCCGTCCCCTGATGTTGACAAAGCAAGCCTTAGAGATTGAGAATGAAGGGTATGTGATGTCATGGGCCGAATAA
- a CDS encoding alpha-L-fucosidase: MRRIVFLCLACFYMGISFSQTNYKPSASNLENRKDFQDRKFGMFIHWGIYSLLADGEWVMHQKKIPYDKYQRMANAFYPHSFDAREWVRIAKQAGMKYITITSRHHDGFSMFDTKASTYNIMQATPFKKDPMRDLAEACRAEGLKLNFYYSLLDWGRSDYAFGKPIVNGKPEGGDWDSYIRFMKAQLTELLTQYGDIVSSIWFDGDWERKNADWRYDEIYGLIHQLRPDVMIGNNHHDNLKPGEDYQLFEKDLPGGNSHGWGSGSVSQGVPLETCETINYSWGFNINDKSYKSTHTLVHYLVKAAGQNANFLLNVGPQPDGKIQTEFVDTLKKVGEWLQVYGESIYGTRGNPGGLEPWGAITHKGKESFVHVLQPVKESFILCPNYTGKVTAVKVFENGKPLRWKQQPEGLFIYLEGLPENDLDRVIRVETK, from the coding sequence ATGAGAAGGATTGTTTTTCTCTGCCTTGCCTGTTTCTATATGGGCATTAGTTTTTCCCAAACCAATTACAAGCCATCCGCTTCCAATCTCGAGAACCGAAAAGACTTCCAGGATCGAAAGTTCGGGATGTTCATTCATTGGGGCATTTACAGCCTGCTTGCTGATGGGGAGTGGGTCATGCACCAAAAAAAGATTCCGTACGACAAGTACCAAAGAATGGCGAATGCCTTTTATCCACATTCCTTTGATGCCAGGGAATGGGTGCGCATAGCCAAGCAGGCAGGAATGAAATACATCACCATTACTTCCCGCCACCATGATGGCTTTAGTATGTTTGATACCAAAGCAAGTACCTACAACATCATGCAGGCAACGCCCTTTAAAAAGGACCCCATGCGTGATCTCGCCGAAGCCTGCCGGGCAGAAGGCCTGAAACTGAATTTCTACTATTCCCTGCTGGATTGGGGCCGGTCAGATTACGCCTTTGGCAAACCCATTGTAAATGGCAAGCCGGAAGGGGGTGACTGGGACAGTTATATCCGGTTTATGAAGGCGCAGCTAACTGAACTCCTGACCCAATATGGGGACATTGTAAGCAGTATCTGGTTTGATGGAGATTGGGAAAGAAAGAATGCCGATTGGCGGTATGATGAGATATATGGGCTTATTCACCAGTTAAGACCCGATGTAATGATCGGTAATAACCATCATGATAACCTGAAACCCGGAGAGGATTACCAATTATTTGAAAAAGACCTTCCCGGAGGGAACTCTCATGGATGGGGAAGCGGATCGGTTAGCCAGGGTGTACCCCTCGAAACCTGCGAAACCATCAATTATTCCTGGGGTTTTAATATCAATGATAAATCATACAAGTCAACCCATACACTTGTCCATTACCTCGTTAAAGCCGCCGGACAAAATGCCAATTTTCTGCTTAATGTGGGCCCTCAACCGGATGGAAAGATCCAGACGGAATTTGTGGATACCTTAAAGAAAGTAGGCGAATGGCTGCAGGTATATGGAGAATCGATTTATGGAACACGGGGCAATCCCGGAGGACTTGAACCCTGGGGTGCCATTACACATAAAGGGAAGGAAAGTTTTGTGCATGTACTTCAACCGGTGAAAGAATCTTTTATTCTCTGTCCAAATTATACAGGCAAAGTAACAGCGGTAAAAGTTTTTGAGAATGGAAAGCCCCTGCGTTGGAAACAACAGCCGGAAGGATTGTTTATTTATTTAGAAGGATTGCCTGAAAATGACCTGGATCGTGTGATTCGGGTGGAAACGAAGTAG
- a CDS encoding ribulose-phosphate 3-epimerase — protein MPIVAPSLLSANYLDLRKDCEMLNESQADWFHLDVMDGRFVPNITFGPMIIQFVRAATSKICDVHLMIEEPERYAAQFKAAGADYLTVHYEACPHLHRNIQQIKELGMKAGVAINPHTPVDVLKDILPEIDLVCLMSVNPGFGGQKFILHTLTKIQALRNMIDTWSLPTLIEIDGGVTLDNAKDIIQAGADVLVAGNTVFKSPDPKSTIAQLKSIG, from the coding sequence ATGCCCATTGTCGCCCCTTCACTTCTCTCCGCCAATTATCTCGACCTGCGTAAAGACTGTGAAATGCTCAACGAAAGCCAGGCCGACTGGTTTCACCTCGATGTGATGGATGGGCGGTTTGTCCCCAATATCACCTTTGGCCCCATGATCATTCAATTCGTAAGGGCTGCAACTTCCAAGATATGTGATGTGCATTTAATGATCGAAGAGCCGGAAAGATATGCCGCGCAATTCAAGGCTGCTGGTGCGGACTATCTTACCGTACATTATGAGGCCTGCCCCCACCTTCACCGCAATATTCAGCAGATCAAAGAACTGGGAATGAAGGCAGGTGTGGCCATCAATCCGCACACACCGGTGGATGTTTTAAAAGATATTCTTCCGGAGATCGATCTGGTTTGCCTGATGAGTGTGAACCCTGGTTTTGGCGGACAGAAATTTATTTTGCATACCCTGACCAAGATCCAGGCATTGCGTAATATGATCGACACCTGGTCCCTCCCTACCCTGATCGAGATCGATGGTGGGGTAACCCTCGACAATGCAAAAGATATCATTCAGGCCGGCGCCGACGTATTGGTAGCCGGTAATACTGTTTTCAAATCCCCGGATCCGAAGTCGACGATCGCTCAATTAAAATCGATCGGATGA
- a CDS encoding sulfite exporter TauE/SafE family protein, whose product MKKTMSTEMILLVLVLGLVAGIASGLVGIGGGIVLVPALVYFLNYTQHQAQGTSLGVLTFPVVILGFLYYYQECKKNGVPIDFRVIGLLAAGFVIGGLIGSKIALRIDTVMLKKVFAVVLLYSAFKLLGWDQWLFRSVKQLF is encoded by the coding sequence ATGAAAAAAACTATGTCCACGGAAATGATTCTTCTGGTGCTCGTGCTGGGCCTCGTAGCCGGCATCGCGAGCGGCTTGGTCGGCATTGGTGGCGGTATCGTACTGGTTCCGGCGCTGGTCTATTTTTTAAATTATACCCAACATCAGGCTCAAGGAACCTCATTAGGTGTACTCACCTTCCCGGTGGTGATATTGGGTTTTCTGTATTACTATCAGGAATGTAAAAAGAACGGTGTGCCGATTGATTTCCGGGTGATCGGGTTGTTGGCTGCCGGTTTTGTGATCGGTGGGCTGATTGGAAGCAAGATCGCTCTGCGAATCGATACAGTTATGTTAAAAAAAGTGTTTGCCGTAGTGCTGCTCTACTCGGCTTTTAAGTTGTTGGGCTGGGATCAATGGTTATTCCGGTCAGTAAAACAACTGTTTTAA
- a CDS encoding TonB-dependent receptor: MIFLTTETQRYSVKKVSRCAIWKALRETINPKNLCASVSLCLFLSFSAFSQTFVSGKVLDENEKPLPGVSVTILGKRTGVVTTDSGTFRIQVTPGRAFAIIFSYTGYSTEQRNFLMNEGEEETLTVRLERGTRTLEEVIVTDRRERNEAGLIRLNPKSVINLPAPVMGVENLIKIFVGSNNELTSQYSVRGGSYDENLIYVNDFEIFRPYLVRNGQQEGLSFIHPELVRNINFYNGGFQARYGDKMSSVLDIQYKRPRQFGGSAYVSILEQGFHLEGTSGNNKLSYLIGARNRSNRNLLSRQETQGNYTPSSADLQTLITYQWNSRWQTEFLGNISQTQFTLIPQFSQLTSSVFSPFFSANLGLDIFFEGREKDLYRTRMLGMSTTYQRNRHLRLKWLVSRFENDESENIDITGAYLFGERDFDQSQPTFGLIINPLGAGVTQNYARNELKVTNWNFSHRGQLEKGKHALQWGIGLDKTLINDRLNEWEYKDSAGYSLPYDPNGLSLSQVIKSKADLDITKVSGFLQDNLVFGDTSHTFTLQAGLRFNYNTLNNELLLSPRFGASWKPRGEKDIIFRAALGAYHQPPFYRELRRYDGTVNTSLKAQRSWQVTGGFDYNFKKGDKPLRLTAEAYYKNLTNVVPYDIDNVRIRYFGENMAKAYAAGLELRLFGELVKDAESWVSLGFMRTREDLENDFYKIYTLDSLNQPTDSSTVEGGWLRRPTDRLITFGLFYQDYLATNKNLKVYLNTIYGTNLPYNIPGSVKYRNALVIEPYIRVDIGFSALLLDSDRTKRRSHSPFRGFDNIWASLEVFNLIDRDNTISYLLIKDFANNVFTMPNRLTPRLVNFKIVARW; this comes from the coding sequence ATGATTTTTTTAACCACAGAGACACAGAGATATAGTGTAAAAAAAGTTTCTCGCTGCGCTATCTGGAAAGCACTTCGTGAAACAATAAATCCAAAGAACCTCTGTGCCTCTGTGTCTCTTTGTTTATTTCTCTCTTTTTCTGCATTTTCCCAAACTTTTGTTAGCGGTAAGGTCCTCGATGAAAATGAAAAGCCCCTCCCCGGTGTATCTGTCACCATCCTGGGCAAACGCACCGGTGTAGTTACTACGGACTCGGGCACATTTCGCATTCAGGTAACCCCCGGTCGGGCCTTTGCCATTATTTTCAGTTATACAGGATATTCCACCGAGCAACGAAATTTTTTAATGAACGAAGGGGAAGAAGAAACCCTTACGGTGCGATTGGAAAGGGGAACCCGCACCCTCGAAGAAGTGATCGTAACTGACCGAAGAGAAAGAAATGAAGCCGGTTTGATCCGTCTCAATCCTAAATCCGTTATCAATCTGCCTGCACCTGTCATGGGGGTGGAGAACCTGATCAAGATCTTTGTTGGTTCCAATAACGAACTCACCTCGCAATATTCTGTTCGCGGTGGGAGCTATGATGAGAACCTGATCTATGTAAACGATTTTGAGATCTTTCGTCCTTATCTCGTACGCAATGGCCAGCAGGAAGGATTAAGCTTTATCCATCCGGAACTGGTCCGAAATATCAATTTTTACAATGGTGGCTTTCAGGCACGCTATGGGGACAAAATGAGCAGTGTGCTGGATATCCAATATAAACGTCCTCGTCAATTTGGCGGAAGTGCCTATGTCAGTATTCTGGAACAAGGGTTTCACCTGGAAGGAACCAGCGGAAATAATAAACTCAGTTATTTGATCGGTGCCCGAAACCGGAGTAACCGCAACCTGTTAAGCCGGCAGGAGACACAAGGAAACTATACCCCCTCCTCCGCCGATCTGCAGACTCTGATCACCTACCAATGGAACAGTCGCTGGCAAACCGAATTCCTGGGAAATATTTCCCAAACCCAATTTACCCTGATACCTCAATTCAGTCAGCTCACCTCCTCTGTCTTCTCCCCTTTCTTCAGCGCCAACCTTGGATTGGATATTTTCTTTGAAGGAAGGGAAAAAGATCTCTACCGTACCAGAATGCTGGGTATGTCAACCACCTACCAGCGAAATCGCCACCTGCGGCTGAAATGGCTGGTTTCACGTTTTGAAAATGATGAATCAGAAAATATAGATATCACCGGAGCCTATCTTTTTGGCGAACGGGATTTTGACCAGAGCCAACCAACCTTTGGACTTATCATCAATCCACTGGGTGCCGGGGTAACGCAGAACTATGCCCGAAACGAATTAAAGGTCACCAATTGGAATTTCTCCCACCGCGGACAACTGGAAAAAGGGAAACATGCCCTGCAATGGGGTATTGGACTGGATAAAACCCTGATCAATGACCGTTTGAATGAATGGGAATACAAGGATTCTGCCGGGTACTCCCTGCCCTATGATCCCAACGGACTTTCGCTTAGCCAGGTGATCAAATCGAAGGCCGATCTCGACATCACCAAGGTATCAGGTTTTCTACAGGATAATCTGGTATTTGGCGACACCTCACACACATTTACTTTACAGGCAGGGCTACGGTTTAATTATAATACGCTGAACAATGAGCTCCTGCTTTCTCCCCGCTTTGGCGCGTCCTGGAAACCCCGTGGAGAAAAGGATATCATCTTTCGTGCGGCACTTGGCGCTTATCACCAGCCACCTTTTTACCGGGAACTTCGCCGCTATGATGGAACCGTGAATACAAGCCTCAAAGCCCAACGCAGTTGGCAGGTAACCGGAGGATTTGACTATAATTTCAAAAAAGGTGACAAACCACTTCGTTTAACCGCTGAGGCCTACTATAAAAACCTGACGAATGTAGTGCCCTACGATATAGACAATGTACGTATTCGGTACTTTGGAGAGAATATGGCCAAAGCCTATGCGGCCGGGCTCGAATTGCGGTTGTTTGGTGAACTGGTCAAAGATGCCGAGAGTTGGGTCAGCCTAGGGTTTATGCGCACACGGGAAGACCTGGAAAATGATTTCTATAAAATCTATACGCTCGATTCACTCAATCAGCCCACTGATAGCAGTACGGTTGAAGGAGGTTGGCTACGCCGGCCCACCGACCGGTTGATCACCTTCGGTTTATTTTATCAGGATTATCTCGCTACCAACAAAAACCTGAAAGTTTATCTCAACACCATCTATGGCACCAACCTGCCTTACAATATACCCGGCAGTGTCAAATACCGAAATGCCCTGGTGATCGAGCCTTATATTCGGGTGGATATTGGCTTTAGTGCTTTGCTATTGGATTCCGACAGGACCAAGCGGCGCAGCCATAGCCCCTTCCGTGGATTTGATAATATCTGGGCCAGTTTGGAAGTGTTCAATCTAATTGACCGGGACAATACCATCTCTTACCTGCTCATCAAGGATTTTGCCAATAATGTATTTACCATGCCCAACAGGCTTACTCCAAGACTCGTGAATTTCAAGATCGTGGCCCGGTGGTAG
- a CDS encoding inorganic diphosphatase translates to MITVNHPWHGVHFGDGAPRIVNAIIEIPEGSRTKYEIDKGTGLLKLDRVIYSSFHYPVNYGFIPQTLGQDNDPLDILVICSQAIQPLCLVEAAVIGNMQMIDTGKKDDKIIAVALNDPSVNHYKNIEELPQHFLVELKNYFEQYKVLENKKVEIDNFQDKAEALKIIQEAIEFYKQNYRK, encoded by the coding sequence ATGATCACCGTAAACCACCCCTGGCATGGCGTCCATTTTGGAGATGGAGCCCCCCGTATCGTGAATGCGATCATCGAGATCCCTGAAGGTTCACGTACCAAGTACGAGATCGACAAAGGAACCGGTCTGCTCAAACTGGACCGTGTCATCTATTCTTCCTTTCATTACCCGGTGAATTATGGGTTTATCCCTCAAACACTTGGTCAGGATAATGACCCGCTCGACATACTCGTCATCTGCTCCCAGGCGATCCAACCGCTTTGTCTGGTTGAAGCGGCCGTGATCGGTAATATGCAGATGATCGACACGGGGAAAAAAGATGACAAGATCATCGCGGTAGCCCTCAATGATCCTTCGGTGAATCACTATAAGAACATCGAGGAACTCCCACAGCATTTTCTGGTGGAACTCAAAAATTATTTCGAACAATACAAGGTGTTGGAAAATAAAAAAGTAGAGATCGATAATTTTCAGGATAAAGCCGAAGCCTTAAAGATCATCCAGGAGGCGATCGAATTTTACAAGCAGAATTACCGAAAATGA
- a CDS encoding sigma-70 family RNA polymerase sigma factor, with the protein MRFSTSQDNKWLGVLLERYTLLLFGVCMKYLKNEEEARDSVQQVFLKAITELQKYKVEYFKSWIYMVAKNHCLMKLRDRQGKIPTELEDNHPAEETDRNLLVETDKNLERMAEALEELNKEQKQCITLFYLEKKSYQQVAGETGFSLMQVKSYIQNGKRNLKIIMERKATDR; encoded by the coding sequence ATGCGATTTTCCACCAGCCAGGACAATAAATGGCTGGGCGTATTATTGGAGCGGTACACCCTTCTTCTTTTCGGGGTATGCATGAAATACTTAAAAAATGAAGAGGAGGCCCGCGATAGTGTACAGCAGGTTTTTCTGAAAGCCATAACTGAATTGCAGAAATACAAGGTGGAGTATTTCAAAAGCTGGATCTATATGGTGGCCAAAAACCACTGTTTGATGAAACTGCGTGACAGGCAGGGAAAGATACCTACTGAACTGGAAGATAACCATCCCGCGGAGGAAACGGACAGGAATCTGCTTGTAGAGACCGATAAGAACCTTGAACGGATGGCCGAGGCGCTTGAGGAGCTGAACAAAGAGCAAAAACAATGTATAACTTTGTTTTACCTCGAAAAAAAATCCTACCAGCAGGTAGCCGGTGAAACTGGTTTTTCCCTGATGCAGGTAAAGAGTTATATTCAAAATGGCAAAAGGAACCTGAAAATAATCATGGAGAGAAAAGCCACGGATCGATAA